In Montipora capricornis isolate CH-2021 chromosome 4, ASM3666992v2, whole genome shotgun sequence, a single genomic region encodes these proteins:
- the LOC138046701 gene encoding uncharacterized protein: protein MSENTAAIEEAKSKRTSAKGRFTRKRNFLIKSIESDQGIEVVETNYANLAVAYDELEDKHETYVELLPDEQSEEAEDWMTGVQEKFNDATDRKIKYVEQITLKERRTREDAERQGYIDRARTKRNTARAVFEASYKSISHALKSKEIPNFALRDLQTQIEDEFLECKQSNAELLQLLSSESAEAEMNWIATIQTCYHEIKEKIVVSYTNVEEARRTKQESTASASFLRLEKVRMPHFDGKLREYPQFKKDFQKQVMTQTRKSDAAYVLRTCLDGEPAKLVKSVDDDIDEMWQRLDEKYGDPAKVADVIIDEIKRFRMLREGEDKRFIEFVTHIEDGYRDLKRLGLETEITTTSSVSVIEKALPPDIKRKWSELVSSRDSPVDKSNKFPCLLDFLQSQKRAIEYESATLRATSSNQYHKGAAHCTASISEDKQENSREPRPKCLIHDNGRHWTANCRLYQAKTIDEKKNFLKEKRACWSCLKPGHRQRTCRMGRECGVNGCTRRHHPSIHENTPQQHTPSNESTPQQATASANVCNNLKFDTCLLQVQRVETRKGTANVMWDNAASLCFITNAKAKQEKLRGVKVNLSIVKLGGQNEKIETMKYKLPLLDKQGHAVEFEVYGINKITSDIEHVDVESIAHLFRNITKDEIARPAGPVDVLIGYEYAAYHPEREQNIGHLVLLKNRFGRCVGGTHSLLKEMCMAHDLRNARVNTIVSKVNIDDFYTIEALGVQCKPKCGGCKCGKCSLGAKDYTIQEERELELIERNLTFNSEDNRWTVEYPWIKDPNNLPDNVKVAMAKLAATERRLRKNADHAKVYDEQIKDMVARNVARKLSKEELTNYTGPTHYIAHHEVLKPESKSTPVRIVFNSSANYMGHVLNEYWAKGPDLLNNLLGVLIRFRENRVAFIGDIKKMYHTVKTSELDQHTHRFLWRDMDSTREPDTYIIQRVSFGDKPSGTIATIALRKTAEMMRNEYQEAADVIQNNTYMDDIIESKNNLAMARKLSQDIEKAIVKGGFQVKEWIFSGDISKQEETIMVQKPHTSTEKILGIKWSPYEDQLCFEVKIKFSPKRKMTAFANNAVSEIPPQQLTKRMLLSQINSVYDPLGLAGPFTVRAKILMRHLWGSDRKLDWDDPIPEENKENWITFFKDLQEMNQIRFMRCMKPSDAIGEPVLIVFSDASQDAYAACAYVRWKRQNGQFESNLIASKNRLAPIKKLSIDRIELCGAVLNKRLKAFVEKECRYRFQRIYHIVDSQIVHAMIQKHSYGFNTFAATRIGEIQEGTSQTDWYWVESKHNIADCITREPQLPELVKTAMATNIEAFQDTLAGRIDISKYSNYNKLLRVTARIMKLYDRNPKSSLKNATNDLTPHDVEKAELFWIREAQQNMGKDIENGKYKRLCPKMRKDGVYVIRGRSELWMEMSYNKREVILLPYDHPFSRLFVEHKHRTGHHGVLTTASKVRTRYWIPKLLKLVKSIKSKCVICRKLDKRVSEQIMGNLPTDRLKPAPPWYSTGIDLFGPYRIRDEVKKRTTSKTYGVIFTCLGTRAVYLDIEADYSTDKFLMVLRRFVSLHGYPSKLFSDNGTQLVAANKELSNITKNWDWNKLKGFGITEGFEWIFTSADAPWQNGVTEALTRSVKRAINASIGDSILTFSELQTVLYEVANLLNERPLGRHPTSPDDGAYLCPNDLLLGRATSRVPSGPFDEKANNRQRFTFVQTIISTFWKKWTRDYFPCLIIRQKWHTSQRNMKTGDIVLIQDSNLIRGQWKLGKVSNTYPGTDGKVRKVDVQYKNLNADEPTAKYKGGYYSDTPAFVSDSCKRCPNGTFVHKNKAPGKSYFDCRSCSQGTDTYSFAGFRACYCLNGYFRRHMFEDCESCEQRQGFKCENGTVSLKPGYWWRWENDTNKELYKSFCDFLQRNSSAGNQSIIEYRYPLPQAYRCPRPESCLGGMNSTCFAGYKGPLCEVCSSGYYKQFKTCKECPSKAWMIAQLSVIAAVVIIIAVVVVWRSRKQAKKKQDRFLVDIILGKVKIVIGFYQCFVHHVSTSGCLGSSVEAPKVIEETWRQSRR from the exons ATGTCTGAGAATACAGCTGCAATCGAAGAAGCCAAAAGCAAGCGCACATCAGCTAAAGGACGATTTACAAGAAAGAGGAACTTTCTCATCAAGTCAATAGAAAGCGATCAAGGAATTGAAGTAGTTGAAACAAATTACGCAAATTTAGCTGTAGCGTATGATGAACTCGAAGATAAGCATGAAACCTATGTTGAGTTATTGCCGGACGAACAGTCTGAAGAAGCAGAAGATTGGATGACAGGAGTCCAAGAGAAATTTAATGATGCGACTGATCGCAAGATCAAATATGTGGAGCAAATcactttaaaagaaagaagaacacgCGAAGACGCAGAACGTCAAGGATACATTGACAGAGCGCGAACAAAACGGAACACAGCGCGCGCCGTTTTCGAAGCGTCATACAAAAGTATATCGCACGCCCTGAAATCGAAGGAAATTCCGAATTTTGCACTGAGAGATTTACAAACACAAATAGAAGACGAATTTCTAGAATGCAAACAATCGAACGCAGAACTGCTACAGCTATTATCCAGCGAATCCGCCGAAGCTGAAATGAATTGGATCGCCACAATCCAAACTTGTTATCACGAAATAAAGGAGAAAATAGTAGTAAGCTACACTAATGTAGAAGAAGCTAGGAGAACAAAACAGGAGTCTACCGCCTCAGCTTCTTTCCTAAGACTGGAAAAAGTACGAATGCCTCATTTTGACGGGAAACTGCGCGAGTATCCGCAATTTAAAAAGGACTTTCAGAAGCAAGTTATGACTCAGACCCGAAAGAGTGACGCAGCATACGTCTTACGCACCTGTCTTGACGGGGAGCCAGCGAAACTGGTGAAAAGCGTAGACGACGACATAGACGAGATGTGGCAACGTTTGGACGAGAAATATGGTGACCCAGCCAAAGTCGCTGATGTCATCATTGACGAAATAAAGCGATTTAGAATGCTCAGAGAAGGAGAAGACAAGCGCTTTATCGAATTTGTAACCCACATAGAGGATGGCTATAGAGACCTAAAGAGACTTGGCTTGGAAACAGAGATCACAACCACAAGCTCAGTCAGCGTAATTGAGAAAGCACTCCCGCCagatattaaaagaaaatggTCCGAGCTAGTAAGCTCCCGTGACAGCCCTGTTGACAAAAGCAACAAATTTCCTTGTCTCCTCGACTTTCTGCAGAGCCAAAAAAGAGCCATTGAATACGAAAGTGCTACACTCCGAGCAACTAGTAGCAACCAATATCATAAAGGCGCGGCACACTGCACAGCGAGTATTTCAGAGGATAAACAGGAAAATAGTAGAGAACCCAGACCAAAATGCCTGATTCACGACAACGGTAGGCACTGGACCGCTAATTGCCGACTTTATCAAGCGAAGACGATTGATGAAAAGAAGAATTTTCTGAAAGAAAAGCGGGCATGTTGGTCCTGTCTTAAGCCTGGCCACAGGCAACGCACTTGTAGAATGGGAAGAGAGTGTGGCGTAAATGGCTGCACAAGGAGACATCACCCATCAATTCATGAAAATACGCCCCAGCAACACACTCCAAGCAATGAAAGTACACCTCAACAGGCTACTGCGTccgcaaatgtttgtaacaacTTAAAATTCGATACATGTCTCCTCCAGGTACAGAGAGTCGAGACCAGGAAAGGGACGGCTAATGTCATGTGGGACAACGCAGCCTCACTTTGCTTCATTACCAACGCTAAAGCGAAACAAGAAAAACTCAGAGGAGTCAAAGTGAATCTCTCCATCGTGAAGTTAGGAGGGCAGAAcgagaaaattgaaacaatgaaataCAAGCTACCACTTCTGGACAAGCAAGGTCACGCCGTTGAGTTCGAAGTGTATGGCATCAACAAAATCACCTCTGATATCGAGCACGTAGACGTAGAAAGCATCGCCCACCTATTTAGAAACATCACAAAGGATGAAATAGCACGACCCGCTGGCCCAGTTGATGTATTAATTGGATATGAATACGCCGCATATCACCCTGAAAGGGAACAAAATATTGGTCATCTTGTACTACTGAAAAATCGCTTTGGAAGATGTGTTGGAGGAACTCACTCACTACTTAAAGAAATGTGCATGGCTCATGATCTTCGAAACGCGAGAGTCAACACGATTGTAAGCAAAGTTAACATCGACGATTTTTACACTATCGAGGCCCTTGGTGTACAGTGCAAACCGAAATGCGGAGGGTGCAAGTGTGGAAAATGCTCCTTGGGCGCCAAAGATTATACCatacaagaagaaagagaactgGAATTGATTGAACGCAATTTAACTTTCAACAGTGAAGACAACAGATGGACCGTTGAATACCCCTGGATAAAAGACCCTAACAATCTTCCTGACAACGTTAAAGTAGCGATGGCGAAATTAGCTGCTACCGAGCGACGACTGAGAAAAAACGCAGATCACGCGAAAGTGTATGACGAACAGATAAAAGACATGGTGGCAAGAAACGTGGCAAGGAAACTCTCAAAAGAAGAATTGACAAACTACACAGGTCCTACGCATTACATTGCTCATCACGAAGTGCTCAAGCCAGAATCCAAATCAACTCCTGTCCGTATAGTTTTCAACAGCAGCGCGAACTATATGGGACACGTCTTAAACGAGTATTGGGCAAAGGGTCCCGACTTGCTCAACAACTTGTTAGGAGTTTTGATACGTTTCAGAGAGAACAGAGTTGCCTTTATAGGAGACATTAAGAAGATGTACCACACGGTGAAAACATCGGAATTAGACCAACATACTCACCGATTTCTATGGCGCGATATGGATAGCACTAGAGAACCAGACACTTATATAATACAACGCGTCTCATTTGGAGATAAACCGTCTGGCACGATCGCCACTATAGCACTAAGAAAAACGGCAGAGATGATGCGTAATGAATATCAAGAAGCAGCAGACGTAATCCAAAACAACACTTACATGGACGATATCATCGAAAGCAAAAATAACCTTGCAATGGCCCGCAAGCTAAGCCAAGACATAGAGAAAGCTATCGTCAAAGGAGGATTTCAAGTCAAAGAGTGGATATTCTCAGGAGATATTAGCAAGCAAGAAGAAACAATTATGGTACAGAAACCACATACATCAACAGAAAAGATACTCGGGATCAAATGGAGTCCATATGAAGATCAGCTATGTTTTGAAGTCAAGATCAAATTCTCACCGAAACGAAAAATGACTGCTTTCGCAAATAACGCAGTCAGCGAAATTCCCCCTCAACAACTTACAAAGAGGATGCTACTCTCACAGATAAATAGTGTGTACGATCCTCTTGGACTAGCTGGACCGTTTACTGTAAGAGCGAAGATTCTAATGCGGCACTTGTGGGGAAGCGATCGGAAGCTAGACTGGGATGATCCCATTCCTGAAGAGAATAAAGAGAATTGGATTACTTTCTTTAAAGATTTGCAAGAGATGAACCAAATACGATTCATGAGATGTATGAAACCCTCAGATGCAATTGGAGAACCTGTTCTCATAGTATTTAGTGATGCATCTCAAGACGCATATGCTGCATGCGCATACGTACGATGGAAACGACAAAATGGTCAATTTGAAAGTAACTTGATAGCATCTAAGAATCGCCTGGCACCAATCAAAAAATTATCTATCGATCGTATCGAACTATGTGGAGCAGTATTGAACAAACGCCTCAAGGCCTTCGTAGAAAAAGAATGTAGATACcgatttcaaagaatttatCACATCGTTGACTCGCAGATTGTACATGCTATGATACAAAAACATTCCTACGGATTCAACACATTCGCTGCCACAAGAATAGGAGAAATACAAGAAGGAACAAGCCAAACCGATTGGTACTGGGTAGAGAGCAAACACAATATCGCTGATTGTATCACGAGAG AACCACAACTACCAGAACTGGTCAAGACGGCAATGGCTACAAATATCGAAGCATTTCAAGATACCCTGGCTGGAAGAATTGACATCAGCAAATACTCAAATTACAACAAGCTATTAAGAGTGACTGCAAGAATTATGAAACTCTACGACAGAAACCCCAAATCATCGCTAAAAAACGCGACAAACGATCTCACTCCACATGATGTGGAAAAGGCTGAATTGTTCTGGATCCGCGAAGCTCAACAGAACATGGGGAAGGATATTGAGAACGGAAAATACAAACGATTATGCCCAAAGATGCGCAAAGATGGTGTATATGTGATCAGAGGACGCAGCGAATTATGGATGGAGATGAGCTACAACAAGAGAGAAGTGATACTCCTACCATACGATCATCCATTCTCACGTCTATTTGTAGAGCACAAACACAGAACAGGACATCATGGCGTTTTAACTACAGCCAGCAAAGTACGCACCAGGTACTGGATTCCAAAACTTTTGAAACTTGTGAAATCAATCAAGTCAAAATGCGTCATTTGTAGAAAACTTGATAAAAGAGTCAGTGAACAAATAATGGGCAACCTGCCAACTGATAGACTCAAACCAGCCCCACCTTGGTACAGTACGGGTATCGATCTATTTGGACCCTATAGAATTCGAGatgaagtaaagaaaagaacaacatccAAGACGTATGGAGTTATATTTACTTGTTTAGGGACAAGAGCTGTCTACTTGGATATAGAAGCAGACTACAGTACAGACAAATTTTTAATGGTACTTAGACGATTTGTGTCACTGCATGGTTACCCATCTAAACTATTCTCAGATAATGGTACCCAACTCGTTGCAGCAAATAAAGAGCTCTCTAACATCACCAAGAATTGGGATTGGAACAAACTAAAAGGTTTTGGCATAACTGAGGGATTTGAGTGGATCTTTACATCCGCAGACGCACCCTGGCAAAACGGAGTGACAGAAGCTCTCACTAGATCTGTAAAACGAGCAATTAACGCTTCCATCGGCGACAGTATTTTAACATTCTCGGAGTTACAAACAGTACTTTATGAAGTTGCCAACTTACTTAATGAGAGACCACTCGGAAGACACCCTACATCACCTGACGACGGAGCGTATCTTTGCCCAAATGACCTGTTGCTTGGTAGAGCTACGTCTCGAGTACCAAGTGGCCCATTTGACGAGAAGGCGAACAACAGACAACGATTCACATTTGTACAAACAATAATCTCCACTTTCTGGAAGAAGTGGACGAGAGATTATTTTCCATGTTTGATAATAAGACAGAAATGGCATACTTCCCAAAGAAACATGAAGACAGGAGACATTGTTCTAATCCAAGATTCCAATTTAATCAGAGGACAATGGAAGCTCGGTAAAGTCTCAAATACCTATCCAGGAACGGATGGAAAAGTGCGCAAGGTTGACGTGCAATATAAGAACCTCAATGCAGATGAACCTACTGCAAAATATAAAG GTGGTTACTACTCAGACACTCCGGCTTTTGTCAGCGACAGTTGCAAGAGGTGTCCAAATGGCACGTTTGTTCACAAAAATAAGGCACCTGGAAAAAGTTACTTTGACTGCAGGTCTTGTTCTCAAG GGACGGATACATATTCGTTTGCTGGATTTCGGGCATGTTACTGTCTGAATGGATATTTTCGAAGGCACATGTTTGAAGACTGTGAGTCATGTGAACAACGACAGGGATTCAAATGCGAAAATGGCACTGTTAGTCTTAAACCGGGTTACTGGTGGAGATGGGAGAAcgatacaaacaaagaactttacaaatCCTTCTGCGACTTCTTACAGCGGAATTCTTCTGCTGGAAACCAATCCATCATCGAGTACCGATACCCTCTTCCTCAAGCATATAGATGTCCAAGACCGGAATCATGTCTGGGAGGTATGAACTCCACATGTTTTGCTGGATATAAAGGACCATTGTGTGAAGTGTGTAGTTCTGGATATTACAAACAGTTCAAGACATGCAAAGAGTGCCCCTCAAAAGCATGGATGATAGCACAGCTTTCCGTCATAGCAGCAGTAGTTATTATAATCGCTGTGGTTGTGGTTTGGAGAAGCAGGAAACAagccaagaagaaacaagatcgCTTCTTAGTTGACATAATTCTTGGAAAAGTAAAAATTGTTATCGGTTTCTACCAG TGTTTTGTACATCATGTTTCTACCTCTGGCTGTCTTGGTAGTTCTGTGGAGGCACCAAAGGTCATTGAAGAAACATGGCGACAGAGCCGACGATGA